Proteins encoded together in one bacterium window:
- a CDS encoding T9SS type A sorting domain-containing protein, with protein sequence MKEEQKTSEFRTVGFVEGNGTTTQQNSYSYVDKTAEQGVNYYRLKQVDFNGTYEYSEIVEVEVVGPLTFELAQNYPNPFNPSTNIKYSVPESGNIRLSVYNLVGEEVAVLVNGFSQAGFFEVTFDASNLSTGVYLYKLQSANSVQTKKMMLLK encoded by the coding sequence AGAAGAACAGAAAACTTCCGAATTCAGAACTGTTGGTTTTGTTGAAGGTAACGGAACGACCACACAGCAGAATAGCTACAGCTATGTTGATAAAACTGCTGAACAGGGTGTTAATTACTACAGACTGAAACAAGTTGATTTCAACGGAACATATGAATATTCTGAGATCGTTGAAGTAGAGGTAGTTGGTCCATTAACATTTGAATTGGCTCAGAATTATCCGAACCCATTCAACCCATCAACAAACATTAAATACAGTGTACCTGAATCTGGAAATATCAGACTTTCAGTATACAATCTTGTTGGTGAGGAAGTTGCTGTATTAGTAAATGGTTTCAGCCAGGCTGGATTCTTTGAAGTAACATTCGATGCTTCAAATCTTTCTACCGGTGTATACCTTTACAAACTGCAATCAGCAAATTCAGTTCAGACAAAGAAGATGATGTTGCTCAAGTAA
- a CDS encoding choice-of-anchor J domain-containing protein, translating into MQRIFQILFSLVVISGLAFAQGTSRDLSQTPSNFNNPEYVHGPNLENPLLSFSESFEGTTFPPAGWLKANPDGGTGWDRQLDGTTPIPGWTGGTITVPPGGGSAVAFCTWTTGGASANDQWLITPQITNVQPGDMLTFWMRVFANDSYAENFDIRISTTGTNTANFTTIVQAFTWPIGGIADEWISYTYELTNHVAAGSNIYIAFREHVTDNLNDGAAVMLDLVEVTLGGGGTVYFEDFEGFTAGGQVACQDPVNWTTWSNAPCGNRRCNFINQLCI; encoded by the coding sequence ATGCAACGAATCTTTCAAATTCTTTTTTCTCTTGTTGTAATTTCCGGACTTGCATTCGCTCAGGGAACAAGTAGGGATTTATCACAAACTCCATCAAATTTTAATAATCCGGAATATGTTCACGGACCTAACTTGGAAAATCCTCTTTTAAGTTTTTCTGAGAGTTTCGAAGGTACTACATTTCCACCCGCAGGATGGCTTAAAGCAAATCCGGATGGCGGTACAGGCTGGGATAGACAACTTGATGGCACTACACCAATTCCAGGATGGACTGGTGGAACTATAACTGTACCTCCAGGAGGTGGATCAGCTGTCGCTTTCTGTACATGGACTACTGGTGGAGCCTCTGCAAATGATCAATGGTTAATTACTCCACAGATTACGAATGTTCAACCAGGTGATATGTTAACTTTCTGGATGCGTGTATTTGCGAATGATTCTTATGCTGAAAATTTCGATATTAGAATATCAACTACAGGAACAAATACTGCGAACTTTACAACAATTGTGCAAGCTTTTACCTGGCCAATTGGTGGTATTGCTGATGAATGGATTAGCTACACATATGAACTAACTAATCATGTAGCAGCTGGTTCCAACATTTACATTGCGTTCAGAGAGCATGTAACTGATAATTTAAACGATGGTGCAGCAGTTATGTTAGACTTGGTTGAAGTAACCTTAGGCGGAGGAGGGACTGTTTACTTTGAAGATTTCGAAGGATTCACAGCAGGCGGACAAGTTGCTTGTCAGGATCCGGTAAATTGGACAACTTGGAGCAATGCACCTTGTGGTAATAGAAGATGCAACTTTATCAACCAACTATGCATTTAG
- a CDS encoding T9SS type A sorting domain-containing protein, giving the protein MQAEQELIDAGAANVATFTFPHNTWFSSIYGKPRYRPSTILGKWCFSLYVAVLDIWKWLSIAMDASDIFAPNATPANNEMYIDDFRFADTPVPVELTSFTGIVNTLGQVVLNWETASELNNLGFEIERRTETSEFRTVGFVEGNGTTTQQNSYSYVDKTAEQGVNYYRLKQVDFNGTYEYSEIVEVEVVGPLTFELAQNYPNPFNPSTNIKYSTESGNIRLSVYNLVGEEVAVLVNGFSQAGFFEVTFDASNLSTGVYLYKLQSANSVQTKKMMLLK; this is encoded by the coding sequence ATGCAGGCGGAACAGGAACTTATTGACGCTGGTGCGGCAAATGTTGCTACTTTCACATTTCCACATAATACCTGGTTCAGTTCAATTTATGGTAAACCTAGATACCGACCAAGCACAATTCTGGGTAAATGGTGTTTCAGTTTATACGTGGCAGTATTGGACATTTGGAAATGGTTGTCCATTGCCATGGATGCATCAGATATATTTGCGCCAAATGCAACTCCAGCTAATAATGAAATGTATATAGATGATTTTCGTTTCGCTGATACACCTGTTCCAGTTGAGTTGACCTCATTCACCGGCATAGTAAACACTCTAGGTCAGGTAGTTCTAAATTGGGAAACAGCTTCCGAATTAAACAACCTTGGTTTTGAAATTGAAAGAAGAACAGAAACTTCCGAATTCAGAACTGTTGGTTTTGTTGAAGGTAACGGAACGACCACACAGCAGAATAGCTACAGCTATGTTGATAAAACTGCTGAACAGGGTGTTAATTACTACAGACTGAAACAAGTTGATTTCAACGGAACATATGAATATTCTGAGATCGTTGAAGTAGAGGTAGTTGGTCCATTAACATTTGAATTGGCTCAGAATTATCCGAACCCATTCAACCCATCAACAAACATTAAATACAGTACTGAATCTGGAAATATCAGACTTTCAGTATACAATCTTGTTGGTGAGGAAGTTGCTGTATTAGTAAATGGTTTCAGCCAGGCTGGATTCTTTGAAGTAACATTCGATGCTTCAAATCTTTCTACCGGTGTATACCTTTACAAACTGCAATCAGCAAATTCAGTTCAGACAAAGAAAATGATGTTACTCAAGTAA
- a CDS encoding glycerol-3-phosphate acyltransferase: MEYLLSSVIGYLLGSFPTAYIFLRRTKGLDITKTGSGNVGAMNSFEVTNSKVIGISVFLIDFIKGILSVVIPALIFPDNYLFPALGLLFAVFSHCYNPWIKFKGGRGLATAAGGAAIIFPYLLVVWAVLWVIFFIMRKDILLANITATVFSLLVLFGTSNIAVKYTYPISPGIDLLLMVSSSILIIIFIKHIDPLKELIEIQKNNWKLKK; the protein is encoded by the coding sequence ATGGAATATCTCTTAAGTTCAGTAATAGGTTATTTACTTGGTTCCTTTCCAACCGCATACATTTTTTTGCGAAGGACAAAAGGTCTGGATATTACAAAGACTGGTTCAGGAAATGTAGGCGCAATGAATTCCTTCGAAGTAACCAATTCAAAAGTAATTGGTATCTCTGTTTTTTTAATTGATTTCATAAAAGGAATATTGAGCGTGGTTATTCCTGCACTCATTTTTCCGGATAACTATCTATTCCCTGCCCTTGGTTTGCTATTTGCCGTTTTCAGTCATTGCTACAATCCATGGATTAAATTTAAAGGAGGACGTGGACTTGCAACTGCTGCTGGAGGAGCTGCGATAATATTCCCGTATTTACTTGTAGTTTGGGCAGTGCTCTGGGTAATCTTTTTTATAATGAGAAAAGATATTCTTTTGGCTAATATTACTGCAACTGTTTTTTCTCTCCTGGTTTTGTTTGGAACGAGTAATATTGCGGTTAAGTATACTTATCCAATTTCACCGGGAATTGATTTATTATTAATGGTCAGCAGTTCAATCTTGATAATAATTTTTATCAAGCACATTGATCCACTAAAAGAACTGATTGAAATACAAAAAAATAATTGGAAGCTTAAAAAATGA